The proteins below come from a single Cottoperca gobio chromosome 11, fCotGob3.1, whole genome shotgun sequence genomic window:
- the LOC115015817 gene encoding flocculation protein FLO11-like isoform X3 — protein MACGVHLGIFLLCFIQAEHVRCLWASQAQKQNDNTYVGFSQQQRGFGHYPQNQVRQASPSSARSSSLSAQSAVIGGSSRRLNQVNAQKSPTGHIFGLSSSIVSGSSMSKYDQSSKTPVYSPAMQSSTLFSESAPVPHKSPPRTKTSSSAMGKRVSKEFKSSTFSKPHAGLQPRRHKLSSTKQIPSSTNSLQASWNREGNLHASGSGSAGTSGKLFAPTKTHNIPQRFGGAIIRRLKNPVNQIMSVGKPQRKASQQTYVPPQRKASQQTYVPPQRKASQLAYVPPQRKASQQAYVPPQRKASQQAYVPPQRKASQQTYVPPQRKASQQTYVPPQRKASQQAYVPPQRQSSQQGLRSSPAPVFPAGLRSSPAPVFPAGLRSSPAPVFPAGLRSSPAPVFPAGLRSSPGPVFPAGLRSSPAPVFPAGLRSSPAPVFPGGLRSSPAPVFPGGLRSSPAPVFPGGLRSSPAPVFPGGLRSSPAPVFPAGLRSSPAPVFPAGLRSSPAPVFPAGLRSSPAQGFPAGLCSSPAQGFPAGLRSSPAQGFPAGLHSSPASVFPAGLRSSPAPVFPAGLRSSPAPVFPAGLRSSPAGLHSSPAPVFPAVLRSSPAPVFPAVLRSSPAPVFPAGLRSSPAAGCTLQATSPECSSGEQMVEGLAKWGQ, from the exons ATGGCTTGTGGAGTCCATTTGGG GATATTCCTGCTTTGCTTCATTCAAGCAGAGCATGTGCGCTGTTTGTGGGCTTCACAAG CtcagaaacaaaatgacaacacatATGTTGGCTTCTCGCAACAGCAACGTGGATTCGGTCACTATCCCCAGAATCAAGTCAGACAGGCCTCTCCGAGCTCAGCGCGGAGCAGTAGCCTCAGCGCACAGAGTGCAGTTATTGGAGGGTCTAGCCGGAGACTGAATCAGGTCAATGCACAAAAGAGTCCAACTGGGCATATTTTTGGCCTTTCCTCTTCTATTGTTAGTGGCAGTTCTATGAGTAAGTACGATCAAAGCAGCAAAACACCAGTCTATTCTCCCGCAATGCAGTCTTCCACGCTTTTTAGTGAAAGTGCCCCTGTGCCTCACAAAAGCCCTCCACGGACCAAGACATCCTCCAGTGCCATGGGTAAAAGGGTGTCTAAAGAGTTTAAATCTTCCACTTTCAGCAAACCCCATGCAGGCTTACAGCCACGCCGTCACAAGTTGAGCTCCACTAAGCAGATTCCCAGCAGTACGAACTCTCTCCAAGCATCCTGGAACAGAGAGGGTAACCTCCATGCCTCCGGGAGTGGAAGTGCAGGAACCTCTGGTAAACTCTTTGCCCCAACAAAAACCCACAACATCCCTCAGCGTTTCGGTGGCGCAATTATCAGACGGCTGAAAAATCCTGTTAACCAGATAATGAGTGTCGGGAAGCCCCAGCGCAAGGCTTCCCAGCAGACCTACGTTCCTCCCCAGCGCAAGGCTTCCCAGCAGACCTACGTTCCTCCCCAGCGCAAGGCTTCCCAGCTGGCCTACGTTCCTCCCCAGCGCAAGGCTTCCCAGCAGGCCTACGTTCCTCCCCAGCGCAAGGCTTCCCAGCAGGCCTACGTTCCTCCCCAGCGCAAGGCTTCCCAGCAGACCTACGTTCCTCCCCAGCGCAAGGCTTCCCAGCAGACCTACGTTCCTCCCCAGCGCAAGGCTTCCCAGCAGGCCTACGTTCCTCCCCAGCGCCAGTCTTCCCAGCAAGGCCTACGTTCCTCCCCAGCGCCAGTCTTCCCAGCAGGCCTACGTTCTTCCCCAGCGCCAGTCTTTCCAGCAGGCCTACGTTCCTCCCCAGCGCCAGTCTTCCCAGCAGGCCTACGTTCCTCCCCAGCGCCAGTCTTCCCAGCAGGCCTACGTTCCTCCCCAGGGCCAGTCTTCCCAGCAGGCCTACGTTCCTCCCCAGCGCCAGTCTTCCCAGCAGGCCTACGTTCCTCCCCAGCGCCAGTCTTCCCAGGAGGCCTACGTTCCTCCCCAGCGCCAGTCTTCCCAGGAGGCCTACGTTCCTCCCCAGCGCCAGTCTTCCCAGGAGGCCTACGTTCCTCCCCAGCGCCAGTCTTCCCAGGAGGCCTACGTTCCTCCCCAGCGCCAGTCTTCCCAGCAGGCCTACGTTCCTCCCCAGCGCCAG TCTTCCCAGCAGGCCTACGTTCCTCCCCAGCGCCAGTCTTCCCAGCAGGCCTACGTTCCTCCCCAGCGCAAGGCTTCCCAGCAGGCCTATGTTCCTCCCCAGCGCAAGGCTTCCCAGCAGGCCTACGTTCCTCCCCAGCGCAAGGCTTCCCAGCAG GCCTACATTCCTCCCCAGCGTCAGTCTTCCCAGCAGGCTTACGTTCCTCCCCAGCGCCAGTCTTCCCAGCAGGCTTACGTTCCTCCCCAGCGCCAGTCTTCCCAGCAGGCTTACGTTCCTCCCCAGCAGGCCTACATTCCTCCCCAGCGCCAGTCTTCCCAGCAGTCCTACGTTCCTCCCCAGCGCCAGTCTTCCCAGCAGTCCTACGTTCCTCCCCAGCGCCAGTCTTCCCAGCAGGCCTACGTTCCTCCCCAGCGGCAGGCTGCACCTTACAAGCCACTAGCCCAGAGTGTTCATCCGGAGAGCAAATGGTTGAAGGTCTAGCCAAGTGGGGACAGTAG
- the LOC115015817 gene encoding transcriptional regulator DEF1-like isoform X5: MACGVHLGIFLLCFIQAEHVRCLWASQAQKQNDNTYVGFSQQQRGFGHYPQNQVRQASPSSARSSSLSAQSAVIGGSSRRLNQVNAQKSPTGHIFGLSSSIVSGSSMSKYDQSSKTPVYSPAMQSSTLFSESAPVPHKSPPRTKTSSSAMGKRVSKEFKSSTFSKPHAGLQPRRHKLSSTKQIPSSTNSLQASWNREGNLHASGSGSAGTSGKLFAPTKTHNIPQRFGGAIIRRLKNPVNQIMSVGKPQRKASQQTYVPPQRKASQQTYVPPQRKASQLAYVPPQRKASQQAYVPPQRKASQQAYVPPQRKASQQTYVPPQRKASQQTYVPPQRKASQQTYVPPQRKASQQTYVPPQRKASQQTYVPPQRKASQQTYVPPQRKASQQAYVPPQRQSSQQAYIPPQRQSSQQAYVPPQRQSSQQAYVPPQRQSSQQAYVPPQQAYIPPQRQSSQQAYVPPQRQSSQQAYVPPQRKASQQAYVPPQRKASQQAYVPPQRKASQQAYVPPQRQSSQQAYVPPQQAYIPPQRQSSQQAYVPPQRQSSQQAYVPPQRQSSQQAYVPPQQAYIPPQRQSSQQSYVPPQRQSSQQSYVPPQRQSSQQAYVPPQRQAAPYKPLAQSVHPESKWLKV, encoded by the exons ATGGCTTGTGGAGTCCATTTGGG GATATTCCTGCTTTGCTTCATTCAAGCAGAGCATGTGCGCTGTTTGTGGGCTTCACAAG CtcagaaacaaaatgacaacacatATGTTGGCTTCTCGCAACAGCAACGTGGATTCGGTCACTATCCCCAGAATCAAGTCAGACAGGCCTCTCCGAGCTCAGCGCGGAGCAGTAGCCTCAGCGCACAGAGTGCAGTTATTGGAGGGTCTAGCCGGAGACTGAATCAGGTCAATGCACAAAAGAGTCCAACTGGGCATATTTTTGGCCTTTCCTCTTCTATTGTTAGTGGCAGTTCTATGAGTAAGTACGATCAAAGCAGCAAAACACCAGTCTATTCTCCCGCAATGCAGTCTTCCACGCTTTTTAGTGAAAGTGCCCCTGTGCCTCACAAAAGCCCTCCACGGACCAAGACATCCTCCAGTGCCATGGGTAAAAGGGTGTCTAAAGAGTTTAAATCTTCCACTTTCAGCAAACCCCATGCAGGCTTACAGCCACGCCGTCACAAGTTGAGCTCCACTAAGCAGATTCCCAGCAGTACGAACTCTCTCCAAGCATCCTGGAACAGAGAGGGTAACCTCCATGCCTCCGGGAGTGGAAGTGCAGGAACCTCTGGTAAACTCTTTGCCCCAACAAAAACCCACAACATCCCTCAGCGTTTCGGTGGCGCAATTATCAGACGGCTGAAAAATCCTGTTAACCAGATAATGAGTGTCGGGAAGCCCCAGCGCAAGGCTTCCCAGCAGACCTACGTTCCTCCCCAGCGCAAGGCTTCCCAGCAGACCTACGTTCCTCCCCAGCGCAAGGCTTCCCAGCTGGCCTACGTTCCTCCCCAGCGCAAGGCTTCCCAGCAGGCCTACGTTCCTCCCCAGCGCAAGGCTTCCCAGCAGGCCTACGTTCCTCCCCAGCGCAAGGCTTCCCAGCAGACCTACGTTCCTCCCCAGCGCAAGGCTTCCCAGCAGACCTACGTTCCTCCCCAGCGCAAGGCTTCCCAGCAG ACCTACGTTCCTCCCCAGCGCAAGGCTTCCCAGCAGACCTACGTTCCTCCCCAGCGCAAGGCTTCCCAGCAGACCTACGTTCCTCCCCAGCGCAAGGCTTCCCAGCAGACCTACGTTCCTCCCCAGCGCAAGGCTTCCCAGCAGGCCTACGTTCCTCCCCAGCGTCAGTCTTCCCAGCAGGCCTACATTCCTCCCCAGCGCCAGTCTTCCCAGCAGGCTTACGTTCCTCCCCAGCGCCAGTCTTCCCAGCAGGCTTACGTTCCTCCCCAGCGCCAGTCTTCCCAGCAGGCTTACGTTCCTCCCCAGCAGGCCTACATTCCTCCCCAGCGCCAGTCTTCCCAGCAGGCCTACGTTCCTCCCCAGCGCCAGTCTTCCCAGCAGGCCTACGTTCCTCCCCAGCGCAAGGCTTCCCAGCAGGCCTATGTTCCTCCCCAGCGCAAGGCTTCCCAGCAGGCCTACGTTCCTCCCCAGCGCAAGGCTTCCCAGCAGGCCTACGTTCCTCCCCAGCGCCAGTCTTCCCAGCAGGCTTACGTTCCTCCCCAGCAGGCCTACATTCCTCCCCAGCGTCAGTCTTCCCAGCAGGCTTACGTTCCTCCCCAGCGCCAGTCTTCCCAGCAGGCTTACGTTCCTCCCCAGCGCCAGTCTTCCCAGCAGGCTTACGTTCCTCCCCAGCAGGCCTACATTCCTCCCCAGCGCCAGTCTTCCCAGCAGTCCTACGTTCCTCCCCAGCGCCAGTCTTCCCAGCAGTCCTACGTTCCTCCCCAGCGCCAGTCTTCCCAGCAGGCCTACGTTCCTCCCCAGCGGCAGGCTGCACCTTACAAGCCACTAGCCCAGAGTGTTCATCCGGAGAGCAAATGGTTGAAGGTCTAG
- the LOC115015817 gene encoding flocculation protein FLO11-like isoform X1, with protein sequence MACGVHLGIFLLCFIQAEHVRCLWASQAQKQNDNTYVGFSQQQRGFGHYPQNQVRQASPSSARSSSLSAQSAVIGGSSRRLNQVNAQKSPTGHIFGLSSSIVSGSSMSKYDQSSKTPVYSPAMQSSTLFSESAPVPHKSPPRTKTSSSAMGKRVSKEFKSSTFSKPHAGLQPRRHKLSSTKQIPSSTNSLQASWNREGNLHASGSGSAGTSGKLFAPTKTHNIPQRFGGAIIRRLKNPVNQIMSVGKPQRKASQQTYVPPQRKASQQTYVPPQRKASQLAYVPPQRKASQQAYVPPQRKASQQAYVPPQRKASQQTYVPPQRKASQQTYVPPQRKASQQAYVPPQRQSSQQGLRSSPAPVFPAGLRSSPAPVFPAGLRSSPAPVFPAGLRSSPAPVFPAGLRSSPGPVFPAGLRSSPAPVFPAGLRSSPAPVFPGGLRSSPAPVFPGGLRSSPAPVFPGGLRSSPAPVFPGGLRSSPAPVFPAGLRSSPAPVFPAGLRSSPAPVFPAGLRSSPAQGFPAGLCSSPAQGFPAGLRSSPAQGFPAGLRSSPAPVFPAGLRSSPAGLHSSPASVFPAGLRSSPAPVFPAGLRSSPAPVFPAGLRSSPAGLHSSPAPVFPAVLRSSPAPVFPAVLRSSPAPVFPAGLRSSPAAGCTLQATSPECSSGEQMVEGLAKWGQ encoded by the exons ATGGCTTGTGGAGTCCATTTGGG GATATTCCTGCTTTGCTTCATTCAAGCAGAGCATGTGCGCTGTTTGTGGGCTTCACAAG CtcagaaacaaaatgacaacacatATGTTGGCTTCTCGCAACAGCAACGTGGATTCGGTCACTATCCCCAGAATCAAGTCAGACAGGCCTCTCCGAGCTCAGCGCGGAGCAGTAGCCTCAGCGCACAGAGTGCAGTTATTGGAGGGTCTAGCCGGAGACTGAATCAGGTCAATGCACAAAAGAGTCCAACTGGGCATATTTTTGGCCTTTCCTCTTCTATTGTTAGTGGCAGTTCTATGAGTAAGTACGATCAAAGCAGCAAAACACCAGTCTATTCTCCCGCAATGCAGTCTTCCACGCTTTTTAGTGAAAGTGCCCCTGTGCCTCACAAAAGCCCTCCACGGACCAAGACATCCTCCAGTGCCATGGGTAAAAGGGTGTCTAAAGAGTTTAAATCTTCCACTTTCAGCAAACCCCATGCAGGCTTACAGCCACGCCGTCACAAGTTGAGCTCCACTAAGCAGATTCCCAGCAGTACGAACTCTCTCCAAGCATCCTGGAACAGAGAGGGTAACCTCCATGCCTCCGGGAGTGGAAGTGCAGGAACCTCTGGTAAACTCTTTGCCCCAACAAAAACCCACAACATCCCTCAGCGTTTCGGTGGCGCAATTATCAGACGGCTGAAAAATCCTGTTAACCAGATAATGAGTGTCGGGAAGCCCCAGCGCAAGGCTTCCCAGCAGACCTACGTTCCTCCCCAGCGCAAGGCTTCCCAGCAGACCTACGTTCCTCCCCAGCGCAAGGCTTCCCAGCTGGCCTACGTTCCTCCCCAGCGCAAGGCTTCCCAGCAGGCCTACGTTCCTCCCCAGCGCAAGGCTTCCCAGCAGGCCTACGTTCCTCCCCAGCGCAAGGCTTCCCAGCAGACCTACGTTCCTCCCCAGCGCAAGGCTTCCCAGCAGACCTACGTTCCTCCCCAGCGCAAGGCTTCCCAGCAGGCCTACGTTCCTCCCCAGCGCCAGTCTTCCCAGCAAGGCCTACGTTCCTCCCCAGCGCCAGTCTTCCCAGCAGGCCTACGTTCTTCCCCAGCGCCAGTCTTTCCAGCAGGCCTACGTTCCTCCCCAGCGCCAGTCTTCCCAGCAGGCCTACGTTCCTCCCCAGCGCCAGTCTTCCCAGCAGGCCTACGTTCCTCCCCAGGGCCAGTCTTCCCAGCAGGCCTACGTTCCTCCCCAGCGCCAGTCTTCCCAGCAGGCCTACGTTCCTCCCCAGCGCCAGTCTTCCCAGGAGGCCTACGTTCCTCCCCAGCGCCAGTCTTCCCAGGAGGCCTACGTTCCTCCCCAGCGCCAGTCTTCCCAGGAGGCCTACGTTCCTCCCCAGCGCCAGTCTTCCCAGGAGGCCTACGTTCCTCCCCAGCGCCAGTCTTCCCAGCAGGCCTACGTTCCTCCCCAGCGCCAG TCTTCCCAGCAGGCCTACGTTCCTCCCCAGCGCCAGTCTTCCCAGCAGGCCTACGTTCCTCCCCAGCGCAAGGCTTCCCAGCAGGCCTATGTTCCTCCCCAGCGCAAGGCTTCCCAGCAGGCCTACGTTCCTCCCCAGCGCAAGGCTTCCCAGCAGGCCTACGTTCCTCCCCAGCGCCAGTCTTCCCAGCAGGCTTACGTTCCTCCCCAGCAGGCCTACATTCCTCCCCAGCGTCAGTCTTCCCAGCAGGCTTACGTTCCTCCCCAGCGCCAGTCTTCCCAGCAGGCTTACGTTCCTCCCCAGCGCCAGTCTTCCCAGCAGGCTTACGTTCCTCCCCAGCAGGCCTACATTCCTCCCCAGCGCCAGTCTTCCCAGCAGTCCTACGTTCCTCCCCAGCGCCAGTCTTCCCAGCAGTCCTACGTTCCTCCCCAGCGCCAGTCTTCCCAGCAGGCCTACGTTCCTCCCCAGCGGCAGGCTGCACCTTACAAGCCACTAGCCCAGAGTGTTCATCCGGAGAGCAAATGGTTGAAGGTCTAGCCAAGTGGGGACAGTAG
- the LOC115015817 gene encoding flocculation protein FLO11-like isoform X4, producing MACGVHLGIFLLCFIQAEHVRCLWASQAQKQNDNTYVGFSQQQRGFGHYPQNQVRQASPSSARSSSLSAQSAVIGGSSRRLNQVNAQKSPTGHIFGLSSSIVSGSSMSKYDQSSKTPVYSPAMQSSTLFSESAPVPHKSPPRTKTSSSAMGKRVSKEFKSSTFSKPHAGLQPRRHKLSSTKQIPSSTNSLQASWNREGNLHASGSGSAGTSGKLFAPTKTHNIPQRFGGAIIRRLKNPVNQIMSVGKPQRKASQQTYVPPQRKASQQTYVPPQRKASQLAYVPPQRKASQQAYVPPQRKASQQAYVPPQRKASQQTYVPPQRKASQQTYVPPQRKASQQAYVPPQRQSSQQGLRSSPAPVFPAGLRSSPAPVFPAGLRSSPAPVFPAGLRSSPAPVFPAGLRSSPGPVFPAGLRSSPAPVFPAGLRSSPAPVFPGGLRSSPAPVFPGGLRSSPAPVFPGGLRSSPAPVFPGGLRSSPAPVFPAGLRSSPAPVFPAGLRSSPAPVFPAGLRSSPAQGFPAGLCSSPAQGFPAGLRSSPAQGFPAGLRSSPAPVFPAGLRSSPAPVFPAGLRSSPAPVFPAGLRSSPAGLHSSPAPVFPAVLRSSPAPVFPAVLRSSPAPVFPAGLRSSPAAGCTLQATSPECSSGEQMVEGLAKWGQ from the exons ATGGCTTGTGGAGTCCATTTGGG GATATTCCTGCTTTGCTTCATTCAAGCAGAGCATGTGCGCTGTTTGTGGGCTTCACAAG CtcagaaacaaaatgacaacacatATGTTGGCTTCTCGCAACAGCAACGTGGATTCGGTCACTATCCCCAGAATCAAGTCAGACAGGCCTCTCCGAGCTCAGCGCGGAGCAGTAGCCTCAGCGCACAGAGTGCAGTTATTGGAGGGTCTAGCCGGAGACTGAATCAGGTCAATGCACAAAAGAGTCCAACTGGGCATATTTTTGGCCTTTCCTCTTCTATTGTTAGTGGCAGTTCTATGAGTAAGTACGATCAAAGCAGCAAAACACCAGTCTATTCTCCCGCAATGCAGTCTTCCACGCTTTTTAGTGAAAGTGCCCCTGTGCCTCACAAAAGCCCTCCACGGACCAAGACATCCTCCAGTGCCATGGGTAAAAGGGTGTCTAAAGAGTTTAAATCTTCCACTTTCAGCAAACCCCATGCAGGCTTACAGCCACGCCGTCACAAGTTGAGCTCCACTAAGCAGATTCCCAGCAGTACGAACTCTCTCCAAGCATCCTGGAACAGAGAGGGTAACCTCCATGCCTCCGGGAGTGGAAGTGCAGGAACCTCTGGTAAACTCTTTGCCCCAACAAAAACCCACAACATCCCTCAGCGTTTCGGTGGCGCAATTATCAGACGGCTGAAAAATCCTGTTAACCAGATAATGAGTGTCGGGAAGCCCCAGCGCAAGGCTTCCCAGCAGACCTACGTTCCTCCCCAGCGCAAGGCTTCCCAGCAGACCTACGTTCCTCCCCAGCGCAAGGCTTCCCAGCTGGCCTACGTTCCTCCCCAGCGCAAGGCTTCCCAGCAGGCCTACGTTCCTCCCCAGCGCAAGGCTTCCCAGCAGGCCTACGTTCCTCCCCAGCGCAAGGCTTCCCAGCAGACCTACGTTCCTCCCCAGCGCAAGGCTTCCCAGCAGACCTACGTTCCTCCCCAGCGCAAGGCTTCCCAGCAGGCCTACGTTCCTCCCCAGCGCCAGTCTTCCCAGCAAGGCCTACGTTCCTCCCCAGCGCCAGTCTTCCCAGCAGGCCTACGTTCTTCCCCAGCGCCAGTCTTTCCAGCAGGCCTACGTTCCTCCCCAGCGCCAGTCTTCCCAGCAGGCCTACGTTCCTCCCCAGCGCCAGTCTTCCCAGCAGGCCTACGTTCCTCCCCAGGGCCAGTCTTCCCAGCAGGCCTACGTTCCTCCCCAGCGCCAGTCTTCCCAGCAGGCCTACGTTCCTCCCCAGCGCCAGTCTTCCCAGGAGGCCTACGTTCCTCCCCAGCGCCAGTCTTCCCAGGAGGCCTACGTTCCTCCCCAGCGCCAGTCTTCCCAGGAGGCCTACGTTCCTCCCCAGCGCCAGTCTTCCCAGGAGGCCTACGTTCCTCCCCAGCGCCAGTCTTCCCAGCAGGCCTACGTTCCTCCCCAGCGCCAG TCTTCCCAGCAGGCCTACGTTCCTCCCCAGCGCCAGTCTTCCCAGCAGGCCTACGTTCCTCCCCAGCGCAAGGCTTCCCAGCAGGCCTATGTTCCTCCCCAGCGCAAGGCTTCCCAGCAGGCCTACGTTCCTCCCCAGCGCAAGGCTTCCCAGCAGGCCTACGTTCCTCCCCAGCGCCAGTCTTCCCAGCAG GCTTACGTTCCTCCCCAGCGCCAGTCTTCCCAGCAGGCTTACGTTCCTCCCCAGCGCCAGTCTTCCCAGCAGGCTTACGTTCCTCCCCAGCAGGCCTACATTCCTCCCCAGCGCCAGTCTTCCCAGCAGTCCTACGTTCCTCCCCAGCGCCAGTCTTCCCAGCAGTCCTACGTTCCTCCCCAGCGCCAGTCTTCCCAGCAGGCCTACGTTCCTCCCCAGCGGCAGGCTGCACCTTACAAGCCACTAGCCCAGAGTGTTCATCCGGAGAGCAAATGGTTGAAGGTCTAGCCAAGTGGGGACAGTAG
- the LOC115015817 gene encoding flocculation protein FLO11-like isoform X6, with amino-acid sequence MACGVHLGIFLLCFIQAEHVRCLWASQAQKQNDNTYVGFSQQQRGFGHYPQNQVRQASPSSARSSSLSAQSAVIGGSSRRLNQVNAQKSPTGHIFGLSSSIVSGSSMSKYDQSSKTPVYSPAMQSSTLFSESAPVPHKSPPRTKTSSSAMGKRVSKEFKSSTFSKPHAGLQPRRHKLSSTKQIPSSTNSLQASWNREGNLHASGSGSAGTSGKLFAPTKTHNIPQRFGGAIIRRLKNPVNQIMSVGKPQRKASQQTYVPPQRKASQQTYVPPQRKASQLAYVPPQRKASQQAYVPPQRKASQQAYVPPQRKASQQTYVPPQRKASQQTYVPPQRKASQQAYVPPQRQSSQQGLRSSPAPVFPAGLRSSPAPVFPAGLRSSPAPVFPAGLRSSPAPVFPAGLRSSPGPVFPAGLRSSPAPVFPAGLRSSPAPVFPGGLRSSPAPVFPGGLRSSPAPVFPGGLRSSPAPVFPGGLRSSPAPVFPAGLRSSPAPVFPAGLRSSPAPVFPAGLRSSPAQGFPAGLCSSPAQGFPAGLRSSPAQGFPAGLRSSPAPVFPAGLHSSPAPVFPAVLRSSPAPVFPAVLRSSPAPVFPAGLRSSPAAGCTLQATSPECSSGEQMVEGLAKWGQ; translated from the exons ATGGCTTGTGGAGTCCATTTGGG GATATTCCTGCTTTGCTTCATTCAAGCAGAGCATGTGCGCTGTTTGTGGGCTTCACAAG CtcagaaacaaaatgacaacacatATGTTGGCTTCTCGCAACAGCAACGTGGATTCGGTCACTATCCCCAGAATCAAGTCAGACAGGCCTCTCCGAGCTCAGCGCGGAGCAGTAGCCTCAGCGCACAGAGTGCAGTTATTGGAGGGTCTAGCCGGAGACTGAATCAGGTCAATGCACAAAAGAGTCCAACTGGGCATATTTTTGGCCTTTCCTCTTCTATTGTTAGTGGCAGTTCTATGAGTAAGTACGATCAAAGCAGCAAAACACCAGTCTATTCTCCCGCAATGCAGTCTTCCACGCTTTTTAGTGAAAGTGCCCCTGTGCCTCACAAAAGCCCTCCACGGACCAAGACATCCTCCAGTGCCATGGGTAAAAGGGTGTCTAAAGAGTTTAAATCTTCCACTTTCAGCAAACCCCATGCAGGCTTACAGCCACGCCGTCACAAGTTGAGCTCCACTAAGCAGATTCCCAGCAGTACGAACTCTCTCCAAGCATCCTGGAACAGAGAGGGTAACCTCCATGCCTCCGGGAGTGGAAGTGCAGGAACCTCTGGTAAACTCTTTGCCCCAACAAAAACCCACAACATCCCTCAGCGTTTCGGTGGCGCAATTATCAGACGGCTGAAAAATCCTGTTAACCAGATAATGAGTGTCGGGAAGCCCCAGCGCAAGGCTTCCCAGCAGACCTACGTTCCTCCCCAGCGCAAGGCTTCCCAGCAGACCTACGTTCCTCCCCAGCGCAAGGCTTCCCAGCTGGCCTACGTTCCTCCCCAGCGCAAGGCTTCCCAGCAGGCCTACGTTCCTCCCCAGCGCAAGGCTTCCCAGCAGGCCTACGTTCCTCCCCAGCGCAAGGCTTCCCAGCAGACCTACGTTCCTCCCCAGCGCAAGGCTTCCCAGCAGACCTACGTTCCTCCCCAGCGCAAGGCTTCCCAGCAGGCCTACGTTCCTCCCCAGCGCCAGTCTTCCCAGCAAGGCCTACGTTCCTCCCCAGCGCCAGTCTTCCCAGCAGGCCTACGTTCTTCCCCAGCGCCAGTCTTTCCAGCAGGCCTACGTTCCTCCCCAGCGCCAGTCTTCCCAGCAGGCCTACGTTCCTCCCCAGCGCCAGTCTTCCCAGCAGGCCTACGTTCCTCCCCAGGGCCAGTCTTCCCAGCAGGCCTACGTTCCTCCCCAGCGCCAGTCTTCCCAGCAGGCCTACGTTCCTCCCCAGCGCCAGTCTTCCCAGGAGGCCTACGTTCCTCCCCAGCGCCAGTCTTCCCAGGAGGCCTACGTTCCTCCCCAGCGCCAGTCTTCCCAGGAGGCCTACGTTCCTCCCCAGCGCCAGTCTTCCCAGGAGGCCTACGTTCCTCCCCAGCGCCAGTCTTCCCAGCAGGCCTACGTTCCTCCCCAGCGCCAG TCTTCCCAGCAGGCCTACGTTCCTCCCCAGCGCCAGTCTTCCCAGCAGGCCTACGTTCCTCCCCAGCGCAAGGCTTCCCAGCAGGCCTATGTTCCTCCCCAGCGCAAGGCTTCCCAGCAGGCCTACGTTCCTCCCCAGCGCAAGGCTTCCCAGCAGGCCTACGTTCCTCCCCAGCGCCAGTCTTCCCAGCAG GCCTACATTCCTCCCCAGCGCCAGTCTTCCCAGCAGTCCTACGTTCCTCCCCAGCGCCAGTCTTCCCAGCAGTCCTACGTTCCTCCCCAGCGCCAGTCTTCCCAGCAGGCCTACGTTCCTCCCCAGCGGCAGGCTGCACCTTACAAGCCACTAGCCCAGAGTGTTCATCCGGAGAGCAAATGGTTGAAGGTCTAGCCAAGTGGGGACAGTAG